TAATTGCGCCTTCGGCATATCGAGCCTTTTTTCGACAGAAACCATTCTGGCGGACATGGATCTGGCCTACGGCACCGCCAATATCGATTTCGATCAAGATCCCGCCCAGGGGATGGCTGAAGCGGTCTTTTCTCCAGAGCGGCTGGACGAGGTTTTCCTTGATCGCCTACTGACGAAATGTTCCGATCATCTGTCGCTTCTTGCGGCGCCGTCGCTTCTCGACAGGACCTACGATCTGGATCGCCAGGCGTTCCTGCCGATCCTTGAGGTCCTGCAACGCAGCGCGCCGGTCGCGGTTCTCGATCTTCCTCACCAATGGTGCGACTGGACGAGAGCCGTTCTTTCAGAAGCTGACGAGGTCGTCATCACGGCGGTTCCGGATCTCGCCAATCTGCGCAACACCAAGAACCTGTTCGATGCCCTGATCAAGCTGCGGCCGAACGACAAATTACCGCATCTCATCCTCAATCAGGTCGGCATGCCGAAAAGGCCTGAAATCGCACCCGCGGACTTCCTCGAGCCCCTGGAGATCGAGCCGATCGCGGTCATCCCCTTCGACGCGCAATTGTTCGGGAACGCTGCCAATAGTGGCCGTATGATCAGCGAGCTGGACGAAAAATCCCAGACGGCAGAGACGTTTTCGCAGATCGCCCACACTATCACTGGCCGCACGGTGCTGCGCAAAAGCAGACGCGGTGGCCTAGAAAAACTGAAGAATATTCTCAAGCGCAAGTAGGTCTTTTGCCTGCGTTGTTAGACGGAAACGCCGATGTTCGGAAAACGCGGGCCTGAGGGCCCAGTCAGAAGCACGAAACCGGATCTTGTTGCGCCTGTCCCCGTGCAGACGGTGATGGCGCCTGAGCCCCGTTCCGCGGCAATCGATACGCTTGAACCCGGCCAAAAACCCGTGACGCGTCAAGCCCCGGCAACCGCATCCCCGGCGCAGAGAAAACGCGCCCGGACGGAAGAATATTACAATACCAAGAGCCAGGTGTTTTCGGCTCTCATCGATACCATCGACCTTTCGCAGCTCGCCAAACTCGACGCGGAAAGCGCGCGTGAGGAAATTCGCGATATCGTCAACGACATCATCACGATCAAAAGTTTTGCGATGTCGATTGCCGAGCAGGAAGAGTTGCTAGAGGACATCTGCAACGACGTTCTCGGCTATGGTCCGCTGGAGCCGCTTCTCGCACGCGACGACATTGCCGATATCATGGTCAACGGTTCCGGCCAGACCTTTATC
This genomic interval from Agrobacterium tumefaciens contains the following:
- a CDS encoding AAA family ATPase, which codes for MSAVEYDINPSGGQEAEPPLRGSDMDRLRPLPRISVHAFCVSNNMQGVMDALSSDRRMSKVTLRVTKGDINAAATMFSASPTPNLIVLETASSPASLLDDLAPLAEVCDPSTRVIIIGRHNDITLYRDLIRNGISEYLVAPINMADLLGSIAAIFVDPEAEPLGRNIAFIGAKGGVGSSTIAHNCAFGISSLFSTETILADMDLAYGTANIDFDQDPAQGMAEAVFSPERLDEVFLDRLLTKCSDHLSLLAAPSLLDRTYDLDRQAFLPILEVLQRSAPVAVLDLPHQWCDWTRAVLSEADEVVITAVPDLANLRNTKNLFDALIKLRPNDKLPHLILNQVGMPKRPEIAPADFLEPLEIEPIAVIPFDAQLFGNAANSGRMISELDEKSQTAETFSQIAHTITGRTVLRKSRRGGLEKLKNILKRK